The Microbacterium sp. LWO12-1.2 genome includes a window with the following:
- a CDS encoding ABC transporter ATP-binding protein, with product MSDISLPVLDVQNLRIGFDTAPPVVDGVSFTVSAGECVAIVGESGAGKSLTARALLGLTPSSASVQADRLSVEGTDVRGWKESAWRRIRGAEIALVSQDALVALDPLQRIGSEIAEPLRLHPAALGGAPIGDRVQALLRRVWMPEPERRSRQYPHELSGGLRQRALIASALAAAPAVLVADEPTTALDATVQARILDLLREIADAGTAVVFVSHDFAAVRRLADRVLVMRRGEVVESGAVADVLESPQHPYTRELIAATIHEPRISEPAPAAPVLTASAVSKAFAGVPAVVDASFAVPHGRTLGIVGESGSGKTTLARMIVGVERPEAGELRWEPGHRVQLVHQNPLGAFDPRWSIGRSLREALAAGGVPRVERLRRVEELLAEVDLDPALAARRPVALSGGQRQRAAIARALAADPDVLVLDEPVSALDPSVRERVLQLLLRLQRERRLTMIFVSHDLDVVRAVADEVLVMQDGCIVEQGSIAEVFDAPRHPFTRELLAANGVGIPPSGTDPFVTP from the coding sequence ATGAGCGACATCTCACTTCCCGTGCTCGACGTGCAGAACCTGCGCATCGGCTTCGACACCGCACCACCCGTGGTGGACGGAGTCTCGTTCACCGTGTCTGCGGGGGAATGCGTCGCCATCGTGGGGGAGTCGGGGGCAGGCAAGTCGCTGACCGCGCGCGCCCTGCTCGGGTTGACTCCGTCGAGCGCGAGCGTGCAGGCGGATCGTCTGAGTGTCGAGGGAACGGATGTGCGGGGCTGGAAGGAGTCCGCATGGCGACGGATCCGGGGCGCGGAGATCGCCCTGGTCTCGCAGGATGCCCTCGTCGCGCTCGACCCCCTGCAGCGGATCGGTTCAGAGATCGCGGAGCCGTTGCGGTTGCATCCTGCGGCCCTGGGCGGCGCGCCGATCGGCGACCGTGTGCAGGCGCTCCTGAGGCGCGTGTGGATGCCGGAACCGGAACGCCGCTCGAGGCAATACCCGCATGAGCTGTCCGGGGGCCTCCGCCAACGCGCACTCATCGCCTCGGCGCTCGCCGCAGCGCCGGCAGTGCTCGTCGCGGATGAGCCCACGACCGCGCTCGATGCGACCGTACAAGCCCGCATCCTCGACCTGCTGCGAGAGATCGCGGATGCCGGGACCGCGGTCGTGTTCGTGAGTCACGACTTCGCAGCCGTGCGGCGCCTCGCGGACCGGGTGCTGGTGATGCGCCGGGGTGAGGTCGTGGAGTCCGGTGCCGTGGCGGACGTGCTGGAGTCGCCGCAGCATCCGTACACGCGGGAACTCATCGCGGCCACGATCCACGAGCCGCGGATCTCGGAACCCGCCCCGGCAGCGCCCGTGCTGACCGCGTCCGCGGTGTCGAAGGCGTTCGCCGGTGTTCCGGCTGTTGTCGATGCCTCGTTCGCTGTTCCGCACGGTCGCACACTGGGCATCGTGGGGGAGTCCGGTTCCGGCAAGACGACTCTGGCGCGCATGATCGTAGGCGTCGAACGTCCCGAAGCGGGCGAGTTGCGCTGGGAGCCCGGCCATCGGGTGCAGCTCGTGCATCAGAACCCCCTTGGCGCCTTCGACCCGCGCTGGTCGATCGGTCGCTCGCTGCGGGAGGCGCTCGCCGCGGGAGGTGTGCCGCGGGTGGAGCGACTGCGCCGCGTCGAGGAGCTTCTCGCCGAGGTCGACCTCGACCCAGCGCTCGCGGCACGGCGTCCGGTCGCGTTGTCCGGCGGTCAGCGCCAGCGCGCGGCGATCGCCCGAGCGCTCGCCGCTGATCCGGACGTGCTGGTGCTGGACGAACCGGTGTCCGCGCTCGATCCGTCGGTGCGAGAGCGGGTGCTGCAGCTGCTGCTGCGTCTGCAACGCGAACGCCGGCTCACGATGATCTTCGTCTCGCATGACCTCGACGTGGTCAGGGCAGTGGCGGATGAGGTGCTCGTGATGCAGGACGGGTGCATCGTCGAGCAGGGCAGCATCGCCGAGGTGTTCGACGCGCCCCGGCATCCGTTCACACGAGAGCTGCTCGCCGCGAACGGCGTCGGCATCCCTCCTTCGGGAACGGACCCGTTCGTCACCCCTTGA